cctatgacTTTAATGTTCTTTtgctatatttattatatatcaataataatatccTTCTTATCTGATTTAATTATAGAATTAGCTAGtacatgtaattttattttaaatagcagttttaattaaatatattttaaataaacttgcaaacaGCATGGAAGGCAATTATGGACTTCAAAGCATAAACGCTAATTGATGTTGTGgtgtgtagttttttttaaaagtattttttacttgaaaatatattaaaatatttttttattttttatatcaatatatcaaaatcatcaaaaaatactaaaaaatatcaaatttatatttttttttcaatgaaacatacttttaaaatatatctgaAAACAAAAACCACCACTCTCAAAAGGTTAAGTTATACCATGTTTTATATCCCCAGACTAAACTACACAAGCACGCATGAATCTATATTCCCATCTGTCTCACACTGCCAATTCTTGAGGAGGATTAATGTAGTTGTCGGCAATTAATAAACGAGCCATCAGACCCATTGCTTTACGGCACCGATATTTCTTgaaatcttttaataaataaataaatcaatcaaacaacGAAGATTAATTCTAGGGTTTCCCCGGGACTAACTTTACAAAACAAATGTTTGCTAGCATGGTGGAATCAACACTACTTTCTTCACTGAATATGCTCATTCTATGACTAAATAATTATTCCCAGATCAATAAATTGCTGTTGTGGTTAGAAGATGCCCTTCTAGATGAAAtgttagtatttaaaaaaaaagatgcccATCACTAGAAGAAAATATACACAGGCTTGTGTACAAGCATGAGAGATCAGTTACTATATCCTATCATGCTCTGCGTCATGAGGAGAGAAAGAAACAGAGGAAATGACATTTCTTCATTAGGTAAGAAGAAGATACCTAACAACTCCGAGCGATAGTTCAACTGATCAGGTTTTAAGTTTACTTTCTAATTAAAGATTACTAGTTCGAGTCCTACAAACTTTAATGTTACCCACGGAGGCTTACATAgttgttaacttcaagacccgtGGAATTAGTTGAAACACATGCAAGCTAACTCAAACAtctacgttaataaaaaaaaaaaatacctaatcCCATTACAAACCAATTTAACATCCTTGATGCCATGGAAGTGGGAATATCGACTAACAAACTAGAGAATATACAACATCAATTAAggtcataatttaatttaattttcaattaaactaaaattataagtttaaatCATCATCGTAAAACATGGTATGCTTGGCGGGTTAAGTCCATAACTTGTCGATCTGAAACCTAACTTAAATTAGGTTTAACTTTAAAAtagtgttttatataaaaactatgttgatttattttttttaatataacaatattgttttaataaaaatatatatattataagccGACTTTTTAATTAGGAATTATAGCTATATATGATTTTCACTAGGAACAACTGAGATTAATAAAGTTAATaaacatttgaatttattttcatataagatTCCATTTTACGAGATTGGGAACTAAgccaacaacaaaaatataccAAATTTGTCCTACGTACCTTCGATTTACAATCACTAAATTTTAAGCTTTTCAGAGTTCTTATTAAACTATTTGTAGATGGATACATCCCCCAAACATTAATCAtgattaattaatctaaaaccTGGAAGTATCAGCCGTTGAGGCGCAATCAAcacttctttaattattttaactactAATTAATTAAGCCAACATCACGGCGTGCGCGCacacacaaaatatatatatatatatatatacacacacacacacacacacacacacacacacacacacacacaccttatTCAGTTAACGATATGTAATTGAAAACTCAGTTCAGCAACTAGGCTTGAGCCCGAGCTATATAcgctatatataattaattaaaattatgttttaaaaatttaaaagataattccATCTCCAATTAATTATATGGTAATGATCAATGGTAAGTAGTGATTtatttctgctttttttttaatagatacagctgtttaaattatatatatagatagtaTATTTAAAACGTGATATATAAAAagacattaatttaattaattttaatatttaagaactGGTTTGAAGATatctttacaaaaataaaatgatcatgACAATGTAATTCCTTATAGTTttcaaggaaataaaaaaaatttgttagcAACCCACTTGGATATATGCATGTAcctcaacatatatatataagattgaCCATGAATggcagattttttttctccggATCAATGGGGATTTTGCTCACATGGGAGAGGAGAGGACTGCTagctagggttagggttttcaAGGTGGTGCCTAGAATACAGCCTAGGTTTTGAGCTTCCTAGCTGGATATCTGGTTGTTGGGTGGCACATATCCTGTACGTAGCCCTGagaacttacaaaataaaaataaaaataaaaaaatgattgacgTACTATAGAAGGatcaagagaaaatattttcatggGATAATAATCTTATTTGATTTGACGAGTAGCGTGctgttgtaatatttaaatatttagtgTGATTTTAACcacacaaaaaaatcttttggcTGTGACTGtgtgatgattaaaaaaaaacaataataattaaaagagtaGTTGGTACGTATAAGAGGTataaaatatgaacaaaaaatcGAAAAACCATATAATAAAGTTGGCCAGCAAGAATATATCCTAATTAAAATCATTGGTGTCTTCAAGCCCTAATGCTTTTGTGGAACCCGATCAGTACCCTTGCTaggtcaaaaatatatatatcctaaaGAATACGGAAAATCTCTAAACTAGCTCCTTATAAGCCACAcatgtatatatttataaataatagtcAACTTGTGATCGAATTGTGAAGTACAGTGGATTCTATCTTCTTGACGtgtttccttaaaaaaaaatttattaaatcaatatttttttatgattttaatatgataaataaactaaaaacaatattttaatatatttttaaataaaaattacttttaaatattataattcacAGTAGTATACCATACATACTTTGAGAATGTTTGGGAACGCAatacaaattttattctttaaaaataaaaaaaaataaaaaaaatttgttaaaaattaatttttttatatgttttgaatcgttttaatacgctaatctcaaaaatatttttaaaaaattaaaaaatattattttgatatatttcaatacaaaaaatactttaaaaacaactgCAACCATACTACCACACAGTTTATTAACAAACACAATGCGTCTCGCAATTTTTCCACTGTGTTCTTCCtcgagtaaaagaaaaaagaagttcaTGGTATATAGTGTTTGTCTCCCATCAAAGTGTGCACgggaaattaaaagaaaaggaaaatgcaatgatttttttttctttttccctttcattttaCGCGCGGGAAAAGTCTcgtacaattaaaattaataaactagAGGTTGGATAATTGACTTGAATTGACATgagtcaatttaaaataaaatcattttattttgggttagCCTGTGTTTATTAACAATGCAGCATCCTACCAGGAGACTATTATAAgactttataatataataataattaagaaaaatgtaaTTATGATTCTAGGTTGAAGTAAGCACAGACGTCAGAAGCCTTTcatgatttctttattttttttcccttataaGTGCTCTTctagaatttaaatttgaaaacaaaattaggagataattgtgtttttaaagaagaaataaaaatttaataactaggttaaattttgattaatttaataatatataaaaaaataaatagaaaaattgcCTCTAGCAAAGCTGGGCTAATATGTGAAATCATGATCTGGATATAAGATACATTCAGATTACATGTTTGTCATGCATTTTAAATCATGGTATTAgaataatttaatagaaaatgaatttgatgataaataaaaaacaaaactagaaaaattaaaaaacaaatataaatcaagatatttaatattacaaaatgGATCATTCACCAGGttgtatttataaatttatttattagaatcaatttataacaaaaatcaaaacgcacataaaatttattgaataaaataaaagaaaaaaatattgtacaaggtcatacatattaaaaatatcataagaaaataaaatatttttaatttttaaaaataaatttaatctatataaatatatataaaaaaactacagaTGAATCATACTAACCCcctcaaaaattaaatatatccaatatcattaaaaaaaatatcgctatttaaaaattattaaataagctaaaaaaatcataaagaagggatattaattaaaatataaacttcaaaattatgttaaaaaaaacataaaaagttattaattaaaaaaaatttatgaggcCAAGCGTTACTGGTTGCCTGGCCCATCAAGAAATGGCTCACGCACatgctatttttgtttttaggttaaaaGGCAAATGACATGTTATccgtcttaatttttttgaaaaaaaataaatgatacttCGTCCGGATTCCCATATTTCGGCTATTACGGTGGCTATAAAAACggagtttatgttttttcattcaaaaatccattttcaacatattttttattcaaaaaacttaGAAAACACTATAAGAACCTAGTTAAATCAATTCATGAcctcaaaaataattaaaaaaaaaaacatcttagaaCTTGAAATCAACTTAAAACTAAAATCTTTTCTAAgttcatatatgttttttaggtatttttaaaataaaaaaaaattgatctatctttttttttctagtttagttGAAGAGttagaaaatttataaatttgcaGACAGTAAGTTATTTTTagaatactattattttttaaatagtttttaaaaataagttttgtaaTTGTGGATGCATGGCTTTGCATGAACGGAAGTGCCAAAACTAATTTAAGAGTATTAAACcatgattttaaaaactatatgcACTAAAGTATTATATTtggatgtgttttaaaaatatatttgacatgaaagaatattaaattaatattttttaaataatttaaagggttttttaagtgaaaaataaattataccatAATACTAAATACACATTATAAATCTTGGTTTTGATAAAACtgaaatttaatgatttttcaaaacGATGTTTCGAAAACGCAATTCTAATTGAAAAGCACAGCAGCAAACCCTTCTGCTGTCAAGATATTCGACTTTCTACATGAGGATACCTTCTCACTAAAACAAGAACATCCAATATTCTTACttgaaaaatcaatatatagatattttttttactccatttCTTTAAAAACTCGACCATCCCCTTTGTATGTTTTGCAGTCAAATACAGTGCTCCTCTCTCTctgcgtgtgtgtgtgtctatatagaTACCATTTCTTGACACTAAGCCTctcaaaaaattacaaatcccATCAATTCTTCAACTGAAAGGACAGAGAAGAAACTCACATTGTTGCCTCTACTCTCTCCTCCATAAACGCTTAAGGCAGAGAAGACAGAGAACCCATACCATATTCAAACCAACTGACCAAAGTGCTTCGGGTACAAAGTTCATATCTGTCTGGTTTTTCTTGCATGAAACttgaagaaaacttcaaaagtTGCTCTTGCTTCTTCATGTTTGAATGATAGTAGCAACATTTTGAtagagaaactaaaaaaaatggatggtGCTGGTGATATATACAGAGTAAGTAGTGCACGTTTAAGCACTTCTTCTAATATATGGAGGAATAGTATCCCTGAAGCTTTTTCAAGGTCTTCTcgtgatgaagatgatgaagaagctCTAAAATGGGCTGCTTTAGAGAAACTCCCTACTTATTTACGTTTGACAAGAGGTATTTTAACTGAAGAAGAAGGTAAAGCAAGAGAGATTGATATTATGAACCTTGGTTTAGTAGAGAAAAGGGATTTGTTAGAGAGGCTTGTCAAGATTGCTGAAGAAGATAATGAGAGGTTCTTGTTGAAGCTCAAAGAAAGGATTGACAGGTATTGGTTCTTCaaacttcaatttcatctcAGTTTCtgaagattttcttttctttttttgatcaattTGGCCTTTTTCTTCAGAGTTGAACTGGAAATTCCAACAATTGAAGTCAGGTTCGAACATTTGAATGTTGAAGCAGAAGCTTATGTAGGAGGTAGAGCGTTGCCTACAATATTAAACTTCTCTGCTAACATGTTAGAGGTACAAAAGTTACAGAAATCATACTAGCTTGCTTATCTATTTTACTTGATCAAATTTGTCATCTTTGAATTGAACTCATTGGTTGCTCTGTATTCTTCCTCTCTTCAAAGGGGTTCTTGAGTTTTCTTCACTTGCTTCCAAGTAGAAAGCAGCCATTTCCCATTCTTCGTGATGTCAGTGGAATCATCAACCCTCGTAGGTCAGTAAAACATTAAGTTAGCAGTGTTTTTATACAGCAAATTCTGCAAAATGGTTGGTTCCTCACACTAGTTCATTCAAATCTTGCAGAATGACACTGCTTTTAGGCCCTCCAAGCTCAGGCAAGACCACTTTACTAATGGCTTTGGCTGGAAAACTTGGTAAAGATTTGCAGGTAAGGAGATAGGGATTTTCGTAtttgttttcaagaaattattttccCTTGTATATGATCTGACCTTGATATTTGTGAAATTTCAGTGTTCAGGAAGTGTTACTTACAATGGACATGGGATGGAAGAGTTTGTACCACAGAGGACATCAGCTTACATTAGTCAATTTGATCTTCATATAGGAGAAATGACTGTGAGAGAAACACTGTCTTTCTCTGCGAGATGTCAGGGGGTCGGACCGCGTTACGGTCAGTGATGCACCATTGTTTCAACACATCAGTTGTTTGATTAATAAAgggtttgaaattaatttactaCGGGATTCTGAAATTGTGCAGAGATGTTAACTGAATTAtcaagaagggagaaagaagcAAATATAAAACCAGATCCTGACCTTGATATTTACATGAAGGTGAGGAAGGATGGCGATAGAATTGAGTCCATAATCATAGTGAGAATAGAGTTTTCACCGTTAAAATATGCTCTAAATATTTGGATTCTGCAGGCAGCAGCACTAGAAGGGCAAGAGACTAGTGTGACAACATATTATATTCTCAAGGTACTTGCTGCAAATCTAATTAGGCCAGTGAGTTGCAGGATTATAAATATGGATATAACTAATCTTTCGGCTTTTACAAATTCACAGATTACAGGACTTGATATATGTGCTGATACCATGGTGGGCGATGAAATGATACGAGGCATCTCCGGTGGACAAAAGAAGCGACTCACTACAGGTAAAACATTAGgcattttttttggtattgttGGCAATAGTCTTTATGAGCATAAGCCATACCTGAGTATCTTCTGGTCTATGTGATGTAGGTGAGATGTTAGTTGGACCAGCAAGGGCACTTTTCATGGACGAGATATCAACTGGTTTGGACAGTTCAACAACATTCCAAATAGTGAACTCACTCAGGCAAACAACACACATCCTCAATGGAACTACTCTCATCTCTCTACTTCAACCAGCACCAGAAACCTATGATCTTTTCGATGACGTAATTCTTCTGTCAGATGGACTAATTGTGTACCAAGGTCCACGTGAAAATGTTCTTGAATTCTTTGAATCATTGGGTTTTAAATGTCCGGAGAGGAAAGGAGTTGCTGACTTCTTACAAGAAGTAATACTAGCTATAACTTCAAATATTATGTTTCCCTTGCCGATCTTTGAGCAgctttgagcttgtttatcaaCTTTTTCTGGTGAAATGGAACAGTTGACATCAAGGAAAGATCAAGAGCAGTACTGGGCAAGTAGAGATCAGCCTTACAGCTTTGTTTCAGCCAAGGAGTTCTCTGAAGCATTCCAATCATTTCATATTGGTCGAAAACTAGGTGATGAACTTGCTATACCATTTGACAAGTCCAAAAGCCACCCTTCTGCTCTATCAACTGAGAAATATGGTGTCAGCAAGAAGGAACTCTTGAAAGCTTGCATTTCAAGAGAATTTTTGCTCATGAAAAGGAACTCATTTGTCTACATTTTCAAATTCACACAAGTGAgcattcttcttcttattttctgaAATTATAGCCATATTCTGTGTTCTCAAGGATCTGCATATATTCAAAAACTAGAATAAACTTTGAGCTCTTCACTGTTGTGACAATAATAAGTGCTTCCTTCATTTTCAGCTTATTCTTTTAGCTTCCATAGCAATGACAGTATTTCTAAGAACGGAGATGCACCGCAACACAATAACGGATGGTGGGATTTATATCGGTGCTCTTTTCTTTGCTATCATTGTCATTATGTTCAATGGCTTTTCAGAGCTTGTCATGACCATCGTGAAGCTTCCTGTTTTTTACAAGCAAAGAGACCTTCTCTTCTATCCTCCATGGGCATATGCCATACCTACATGGATTCTCAAGATCCCAATCACCTTTGTAGAAGTTGCCATATGGACCACCATGACATATTATGCTGTAGGCTTTGATCCAAACATTGGAAGGTGGGGAAATTGAACTTGTCAATGAATTTGTTTCAAGTCCTTGGGACTTCAGGTTCCAGAATTTGCTGAAAAACCTTTCGTGGCAGGTTTTTCAAGCAGTACTTGATATTCGTATTGGCTAACCAGATGTCATCTGGGCTCTTCCGAATGATGGGAGCACTAGGAAGGAACGTAATTGTGGCCAACAATGTTGGTTCATTTGCATTGCTTGCTGTACTAGTTATGGGAGGATTCATCTTATCAAGAGGTGACTTGGAAACATTTActctcatttattttgtttagtgtGATGAGATTAAATTCTGATGATGAACCCTATATTCTTTTGTATTAGATAATGTGAAGTCCTGGTGGATATGGGGGTACTGGGTCTCGCCGTTAATGTATGTGCAGAACGCCGTGTCTGTCAATGAATTTCTTGGGAATAGTTGGAGACATGTAAGATTCATGTTCTTGAACTCCGACAAGAGTATAAATTGAAGACTCAAAGAAATGCTTCAGCTAATACTAATAACATGGAAATATCTTTGTGCCGCAGATTCCTCCTAGTTCAACAGAGTCATTAGGAGTTACTTTATTGAAGTCTCGTGGAGTTTTTCCAGAAGCACGTTGGTATTGGATTGGAGTAGGAGCTTTGATAGGATATACCTTGCTTTTCAACTTCCTTTTCACCTTGGCTCTAAAATATCTCAACCGTGAGTATATCTGCATTTTACATGTCCAGTTTTGAAAGTTGAGCCTGCGGTTCTGATGATTGAACTGATTGCAGCATTTGGGAAGCCTCAGGCAATTTTATCAAAAGAGGCCTTGGCTGAAAGAGATGCCAACAGAACTGGAAATTTTATTGAACTATCAACAAGAGGAAAGAGCTCTTCAGGTAAGTCACAAGACTCTCGTACATAGATACGTTGCTTTTGTATCTTGTATGATGCAAGCTATAAGTTAAGCTTCCTTGAAACATTGCAGAAAGAGGGAAAGACAGCAAAACAAATTCCTCAGCTAGGGCACCATCTTTAAGAATGCCTAGCCTTGGTGATGCCAATCAAAATAAGCGAGGAATGGTTCTCCCTTTTCAACCGCTTTCTATCACTTTCGAAGAAATAAGATATTCGGTAGACATGCCGCAGGTACCTTAAGGCTTTAATTATGAAGCAACAATGTAAATATTAGCAAGCTTAAAGAACAATTGAATGCTAAAATTTCAGGAGTTGCAGACAATATGGATGAATTCATTCTCTAAGTAATTCTCCCAATTTCATTGCATGAAAAGTTTCTGAATCTGTTGGAAGTCTCGAAATTTCAAAATACTTTAATGTTCAGACATCTTACTTGCTTTTCACAACCATTCTATTGAAATGCTGGCCGAGGTGTGCATCCTGACTTTTGCCCCACACTTGCAGGAAATGAAGGCTCAAGGTATTCCTGAGGATCGTCTGGAACTTTTGAAGGGTGTCAGTGGTGCTTTCAGGTCAGGAGTCCTAACAGCTCTAATGGGAGTTAGTGGTGCCGGCAAGACCACTTTAATGGATGTATTATCTGGAAGAAAAACCGGTGGTTATATTGATGGAAGAATAAGTATATCAGGATATCCAAAGAACCAGCAAACATTTGCTCGCATTTCAGGATACTGTGAGCAAACTGACATTCACTCCCCTCATGTGACTGTCTATGAATCCTTGGTTTATTCCGCATGGCTTCGACTTTCCCCCGATGTTGATTCGGAAACAAGAAAGGtacatttctttccttttctttcttctttttattggaAAACGATGAGGGGTGAAAGTAAAAGCATCCAACCTCAAGGATGCACGCTGTAGTGAATAGGAAGAGATAAATTATAGATAGAAAACACTAGACTACAACTTTTCAGCCATCAGGTTATTGACAGTAAATTCAATCAATGTGTTGCAGATGTTCATTGAGGAGGTCATGGAACTTGTGGAATTGAACCCTTTAAGAGAAGCACTTGTTGGATTGCCTGGTGTGGATGGTCTCTCCACCGAGCAGCGCAAGAGGTTGACGATTGCAGTTGAGCTTGTTGCTAATCCATCCATAATTTTCATGGATGAGCCAACATCTGGCCTTGATGCCAGGGCAGCAGCCATAGTTATGAGAGCAGTGAGGAACACAGTGGATACTGGAAGAACTGTAGTGTGCACAATACACCAACCAAGCATAGACATATTTGATGCTTTTGACGAGGTGAGACATATTTTTCTTGCTAATGAGCTATCAAACAGTTTCGATTCGGTTTCCGTTTCTATTTTCTTCATAAAGGCTCTAATCTGATATTGTCACGTTCTAGCTATTTTTGCTGAAAAGGGGAGGTGAGGAAATTTATGTGGGTCCAGTAGGCCGCCATGCTTGCCATCTAATCAAGTATTTTGAGGTTAGCATATCATTTGCTTGATAGAGAAGATAATTGAATCGTACATTCCTTATTTCTAAATTCCTAATATTGAGGACTTTAACCTTTTGAAGGAAATTGAGGGAGTTCCAAAGATTAAGGATGGTTACAATCCTGCAACTTGGATGTTGGAGGTTACTTCAGCAGCACAAGAAGCAGTTCTCAATGATAACTTCACCGATATCTTCAAGAACTCAGAACTATACAGGTCTGACCACCTcacatttcatttttctttttaacaaaataagaaggggttgagaaaacaaaaagaaacttcTGTGGATTTTGTGCTCAGATTTTGAGCTGAAAACAGCTATGattggaaaattatttaaagaatcTATGTGAAGCTTCACAAGAACTACATCATTTTCTGATGCACATAATGTTACAAGGCTATATATTGACAATTTTCAGTGAATTATTCAGGAGAAACAAAGCCTTGATCAAAGAGCTAAGTGCTCCGCCACCGGGTTCAAAAGATCTATACTTCCCAACTCGATATTCACAGTCCTTCTTCACCCAGTGCATGGCTTGCCTATGGAAGCAGCATTGGTCATATTGGCGAAACCCACCGTACAATGCAGTGAGACTGTTATCCACAACAGTCATAGCTTTAATGTTCGGGACCATATTTTGGAATTTGGGCTCCAAAAGGTATAGAGAAGTTCAGCATATTCTTTACATAAGCACTAAATCGCCCTCCTTTTCTCCCTGGCTCTCCAACTAAAATGAAATGTTCTTGAATTGCAGAAATAGAAAACAAGATATATTTAATTCGATGGGTTCTATGTATGCCGCTGTTCTTTTCATAGGAGTGCAGAATGCTACATCAGTGCAGCCAGTTGTCGCTGTTGAGAGAACAGTCTTTTACAGAGAAAGAGCAGCTGGAATGTATTCTGCATTGCCATATGCCTTTGCACAGGTAAATTGGTTTCGTTACTCGACCCTTCTGTCTTTCTGGGCACGAACTGATTCATAAATGCATTATCCATCTATCAAAAGTTATACTGTACGAATACAGGACACAAGCACGAGAATATGAGCTATCAGAATTCAGAACACTAGATACTTAGATGAGACTTTTGCATCCGAGACTACTAACAGCTTTTTGCTTGTTTCGAGATTCTAGGAAATTCAACCGTGAGGTTTCCTcaccttaacatttttttttccatgcagGTTATGATTGAAATTCCATACACTTTAGCCCAGGCTcttatatatggagttatagtgTACTCCATGATCGGTTTCGAATGGACAGCTATCAAGTTCTTTTGGTACAtctttttcatgtatttcacctTATTATACATGACTTTCTATGGCATGATGAATGTTGCCATCACGCCAAACCACAGCATTGCTTCTTTAGTTTCATCTGCATTCTACGCAATATGGAACCTTTTCTCAGGATTCATCATTCCTCGAACGGTAACTTCCCACTACCCTATGTGTTTTTATACCTCCTATCAATATCAAGAACACAACATGACTAAAGGTGATTAACTCTTTATTCTAACAGAGGGTTCCTATCTGGTGGAGATGGTACTGCTGGGCATGTCCGTTCTCGTGGACCCTCTATGGATTGATTGCTTCACAATATGGAGACCTCGAGGATAAAGTAGAGGGTGATGAAACAGTGAAAGATTTCTTGAGGAATTATTTCGGCTTTCGGCATGACTTTGTTGGAATCTGTGCAATTGTAGTTGTTGGGATGTCTGTGCTATTTGCCTTCATCTTTGCGTTCTCCATTAAAACATTTAACTTCCAGAGAAGATGAGAggtttttaattcctttttacATGGATAAATGTAAAAACCAATCAACAATTTatcatatctcaagttctattTGTTCTATTGATCATAAATTTTGCTCCCGTTGAAAATGTGAATAAAAGTTGACCAGGCCAGCTTAAGCTAATTCATGATGAGAGTTGACTCCTACAAAAGAGGTGAAGAGGGAAAATATGATGGGGTCCTCTCTGAGTCCAGGGGACTTTTCAAGGCTCAAGTCTCGAGTGTTTACAAGGAAATCAACCCAGCATTTATAGGCATGGTTACAGCACTCCGACTCGGAGactattaaaagttaaaacaaaagCCTAAAATAAAGTTCGAGACttgagaggaagagagagatgGAACAAAGATcgtaacaaaaacaaacacccaATACAAACCACTTcagtattaatattattagcCTAGGACTGATGAACAGGTTTAATACCGCACATCGAAATGTCTTCATG
The Populus nigra chromosome 3, ddPopNigr1.1, whole genome shotgun sequence genome window above contains:
- the LOC133688712 gene encoding pleiotropic drug resistance protein 1-like yields the protein MDGAGDIYRVSSARLSTSSNIWRNSIPEAFSRSSRDEDDEEALKWAALEKLPTYLRLTRGILTEEEGKAREIDIMNLGLVEKRDLLERLVKIAEEDNERFLLKLKERIDRVELEIPTIEVRFEHLNVEAEAYVGGRALPTILNFSANMLEGFLSFLHLLPSRKQPFPILRDVSGIINPRRMTLLLGPPSSGKTTLLMALAGKLGKDLQCSGSVTYNGHGMEEFVPQRTSAYISQFDLHIGEMTVRETLSFSARCQGVGPRYEMLTELSRREKEANIKPDPDLDIYMKAAALEGQETSVTTYYILKITGLDICADTMVGDEMIRGISGGQKKRLTTGEMLVGPARALFMDEISTGLDSSTTFQIVNSLRQTTHILNGTTLISLLQPAPETYDLFDDVILLSDGLIVYQGPRENVLEFFESLGFKCPERKGVADFLQELTSRKDQEQYWASRDQPYSFVSAKEFSEAFQSFHIGRKLGDELAIPFDKSKSHPSALSTEKYGVSKKELLKACISREFLLMKRNSFVYIFKFTQLILLASIAMTVFLRTEMHRNTITDGGIYIGALFFAIIVIMFNGFSELVMTIVKLPVFYKQRDLLFYPPWAYAIPTWILKIPITFVEVAIWTTMTYYAVGFDPNIGRFFKQYLIFVLANQMSSGLFRMMGALGRNVIVANNVGSFALLAVLVMGGFILSRDNVKSWWIWGYWVSPLMYVQNAVSVNEFLGNSWRHIPPSSTESLGVTLLKSRGVFPEARWYWIGVGALIGYTLLFNFLFTLALKYLNPFGKPQAILSKEALAERDANRTGNFIELSTRGKSSSERGKDSKTNSSARAPSLRMPSLGDANQNKRGMVLPFQPLSITFEEIRYSVDMPQEMKAQGIPEDRLELLKGVSGAFRSGVLTALMGVSGAGKTTLMDVLSGRKTGGYIDGRISISGYPKNQQTFARISGYCEQTDIHSPHVTVYESLVYSAWLRLSPDVDSETRKMFIEEVMELVELNPLREALVGLPGVDGLSTEQRKRLTIAVELVANPSIIFMDEPTSGLDARAAAIVMRAVRNTVDTGRTVVCTIHQPSIDIFDAFDELFLLKRGGEEIYVGPVGRHACHLIKYFEEIEGVPKIKDGYNPATWMLEVTSAAQEAVLNDNFTDIFKNSELYRRNKALIKELSAPPPGSKDLYFPTRYSQSFFTQCMACLWKQHWSYWRNPPYNAVRLLSTTVIALMFGTIFWNLGSKRNRKQDIFNSMGSMYAAVLFIGVQNATSVQPVVAVERTVFYRERAAGMYSALPYAFAQVMIEIPYTLAQALIYGVIVYSMIGFEWTAIKFFWYIFFMYFTLLYMTFYGMMNVAITPNHSIASLVSSAFYAIWNLFSGFIIPRTRVPIWWRWYCWACPFSWTLYGLIASQYGDLEDKVEGDETVKDFLRNYFGFRHDFVGICAIVVVGMSVLFAFIFAFSIKTFNFQRR